The following nucleotide sequence is from Spirochaetales bacterium.
GAAAGCCCCCATCAATCCCATGGAACCCGCCTTTTTCCCCTTATACTCCGCCCCGTGCGCCTGGCATGCGTCCTCGATCACAACGAGTCCGTGTTTTCCGGCGATTTCCAGGATCGGGTCCATATCGCACATCTGACCGAACAGCTGCACGGGGATGACCGCCTTCGTCTTCTCCGTTATCGCCGCTTCTAGCAGACGGGGATTCATCGTGTATGTTTTGGCATCGATATCGATAAAAACGGGCGTCGCGCCCGCGTAACTGACCGCTTCCGCGGTCGCGATAAATGTATTGGGTACGGTGATGACTTCGTCTCCTTCACCGATACCCGCCGCCAGAAGCGCCAGCCAGAGTGCGTCCGTTCCGCTTCCCACACCCACCGCATAATCGGTTCCGCAGAAAGCGGCGAACTCTTTCTCGAACTCCTCGACAAAGGGCCCCCCTGCGAAAGCGGTTTTATCGATCACCTGTTGTATCGCCTGATGGATTTCGGTCTTTATCGATTCATACTGTTTTTTGAGGTCTAAAAATGGAACATTCATCATCATTCATTCTCTTTTCTTTTCCGTAATATTCTTGCGGGATTACCCGCGACGATCGTATCGGCAGGCACATCCTTTGTCACGACGCTTCCCATACCGATAATCGCCCTCTCGCCGATCGTTATTCCGCATTTGATCGTCGCGCTCGAACCGATCGAAGCCCCCTTTTTAACAAGGGTCGGGATACACATCCAGTCGTCCTCCGTCTGGAGTTCGCCGTTTATATTCGTGGAACGCGGGTATATGTCATTGATGAAGGTGACGTTATGTCCGATAAACACCTCATCCTCGATCGTCACGCCTTCACAGATAAAGGTATGGCTCGATATCTTGCACCGTTCACCGATTGTCACACCCTTCTGAATTTCCACGAAGGTTCCTACTTTGGTCAGGCTGCCGATCTCACAGCCGTAAAGGTTGACAAATCCGTATATTTTGACATCCTTGCCCAACCTGACATCGTCCGCTATCTTCTGCATGTTTTCCATCCGTTATAAATTTATTTTTTTTCCTTCGGCCTTCAGGGACGCGGTTGAGGCTTCCAGTATCCTGACAATCTGCATACCGGCCTCACCGTCCGAAGGAGAAGGCTCCCCTTTTTCGATCGAATCGATAAACTGCTGGCATTCGATTCGCAGCGGTTCGGTCTGTTTTATATGGGGAATATACACGTCACCGTAATGATAGGCAAACTGAAACTCACCGAATGTATCGTAGTGATGGGGAATCTTTACGTGCTGATCGTAAATTTTTATTTTATAAAGGGGTTCCGTGTCATCATAGACGATCATCTTTTTACTCCCGATAATGGTAAACTCGCGTATTTTTCTGGGGTCCAGCCAGCTGCTTTGAATAATGGCAAAAAAATTGTTGCTGAAATCCATGGTGAGGGTGGTGACATCCTCTATTTTGGGATGAATGTGCGCTTTCCCGACGCAGTTTACTGAAACGGGTCTTTCATTAATGAGATAGAGAATAATGGAAATATCGTGCGGGGCAAGGTCCCATGTGACGTTGATATCGTTCTGGAACAGACCCAGATTGAGACGCTGGGATTTTATATACAGGACCTCACCGATGTCCCCTGAATCGATAATCTCCTTTATTTTCCTCACCGTCGCCGTATAGATGAATGTGTGACCGACCATTAACACAAGTGACTTTTCATGCGCTATGTCGTTGAGGGCCTGACATTCTTCGGTCGAACCCGCCATCGGTTTTTCGATGAATGTATGTTTTCCGGCTTGAAGAGCCATCCGGGCGAGTTTGAAATGAGTGGAAACCGGCGTCGCGACGACAATGGCGTCGATACGATCATCATCCACAAGACTGCTATAATCCGTTGTCGTATCGACCTCCGGATAGATTTCTTTCATATGGTTGAGTCTTTTATCATCTTTATCGCATACTTTAATTACCCGGCAATCGGTGAGGGATCTGAAATTCCTGATGAGATTCGGACCCCAATAGCCGCATCCGACAATACCGATATTTACCATATTTTATTTCCTTTTATGTGTATTTAAAGTGAGGCGGTATATTACCCCGCTTTATAACGTCAGCTTTTACCATATCGGTAATCAAAATGGTAAAATATTAAAGAAGTATTTCCTTTTAATATTATTTTGTCAAGGCTGACAGGAATTTTCAGTTTCATTAATAAAAACCGGCATTTTGTTCCATCTTTCGCTACCTGCATCGTTTTACTTAACGTTTGATACGTCCTGTTTGAAACCGGCTTTATCTATGCCCAATCCCTTATTAATAACCGCCGTCTATCTTTTTCTCTTGACCGTTTTTAATTGCCTGTAAAAATCCCACATGTTCGTGTCCCGTGTCAATGACTTGCCGCACGTTGCCACAGCGGCCGCCGGATTCCCCTGAACCATCGTATGCGGCGGGACGGATTTTGTCACGACACTTCCCGCGGCCACCACAGCACCTTTCCCTATTTTAATGTTCGGCATGATTATGACTCCGGGCCCTATGAAAACCTCGTCCCCGATTACCAGAGAAGGTTTCCTGCTTGCCAGATGCTTTTCCCCGAGATTGTCGAAATGGGCGATCAATGTCGAACGAATACCGATGATCACCCTGTCTCCGATGACAATCTTTTCCGGATGTGCCGTGTCCAGAAGAACATCGGTGCCGATAAAGACATCCTTTCCTATTTTTACGCCGCGCAACTTATGAAGCCATATCCTGATTGTCGTAGAACCGGGAAAATTTCTCGCGATCGATTGCAGAAACCTGTTTTTAATCGCTTTCAGGAGAGATTCCTGCGTTAAAATTCTATTCATTTGCAAAAGCCCTCTCAATACCATTTTATGAGGCCTTATGATGTTCGATATATCATCATTATCAGAGTGGGAAAGGAGTGTCAAGGAAAAAGAATCGTTGACTCAAATTGCCGTTTATGACCGGTATCTGAAATAATCGATATCCCCTCCCGTCCGTGCAATATAAATCCTGACTTTTACCGCCGTCACCTGTAAAAAAATATTTTCAATGTTTGCCTTAAAATCGTATTTACGTTTATAATAACAAAAACAGGAAGAATAGTTTGTCTATTCCATGTATGTATGAAACGGCATGAATAATATAAGAAAATATATAACTGACTACTGCGAAAACAATAGATCTTTTAGAAAGGACGACCTTTATCTGCTTGAAACATCCCTGTATCTTGAAGACAGCTTCGGAATACGGCTTGCCGATGACCAGATATGTCCCGAAATACTCAACAATGCGGATACTATTGAAAAGTTCATACGTGAAAAAATAACCTCAAAAAAGGGAAAAAAAGGATTATAAAGAAAGAATGTGCGGGATCTGCGGCGTCGTAACGGAAAACACGGAACTACCGGACATCGGAATATTGCTGAACATGATGTCACGGCTCGTTCATCGCGGACCGGATTCAAGCGGCTATTTCCGTGACCATGATGCGGCACTCGGCCATACCCGCCTTTCGATAATCGATCTTCAGGGAGGAACTCAGCCCCTTTCAAACGAAGACGGTTCTCTCTGGGTCATATATAATGGTGAGATATTCAATTATATAGAACTGGCCGCCGAACTGAAAAAACTGGGACACGCTTTTTCGACAAAAAGCGATACGGAAGTCATCGTTCACGCCTATGAACAATGGGGGACGTCCTGTTTTTCCCGTTTTAACGGGCAGTGGGCGATAAGTCTGTGGGACAGGAAAAAGAAAACCCTCATCCTTTCCCGCGATCGTCTGGGAATACGACCCCTCTATTATACCAAAACCGGAAATAAATTTTTGTTTTCTTCCGAAATCAAGGCGTTAGCCGCTTGTCCGTTTGTCGATCTCTCCTTCGATCCGGCCGGACTGAATGAAGTATTCACTTTCTGGTGTCCCGTCGCGCCGCGGACGGTGTTCAACGGCGTGTATGAACTGAAACCTGGCCACTTCGCAGTACTGAAAAACGGCTCATTCACGGAAAAGCCTTACTGGCAGCCTGATTTTGCAGAAAGGGATAACGAGAGGGAAGGAAGTGAAGGGGAACATATCGAACGATTGAAAGACCTTCTCGTCAAAGCAAGCCGGTTGCGCTTTACGCGAAGCGATGTTCCTGTCGGGGCGTTTATTTCCGGCGGTCTCGATTCGTCGATTACCGCCTCAATTATCACACATTTTACCGGGACACCCCTTCATACCTTTTCGATACGATTCAGTGACATGGCACTCGATGAAGGTCCGTACCAGCGGGAACTGGTAAAAAGACTCGGGACAAAACATGAGGATATCGTGGTTTCAGTCGATGATATCGGCAGGATATTTCCCGATGTCATCCTGCATACCGAACGTCCCATTCTCAGAACAGCCCCGGCGCCCCTTTTCCTTCTCTCCCGCCTGGTGAAGAAAGCGGGTTACAAGGTTGTCGTGACCGGAGAAGGTGCGGATGAAGTGTTCGCGGGATACGATATTTTCAGGGAGGCGAAGGTACGGGAGTTTCTCGCCAGGGATCCTTCATCCGCAAAACGGCGCGACATTCTCCTCAAACTCTATCCATGGATGTCCCGCTCGCCCCAAAGCATTCCGGCTTTCGCCCATCGATTTTACGGTAAATCCCTGGATCTCTCGGATCCCGGACTTTCCCATCGCCCGCGATGGGACACAACGATGATGATAAAAAGACTTGTCACACGGGATTTCCTGCGTGAAATGGAAAAAACCGATGTCGCGCAGGAATTGCTCGGCCGGTTGCCCCGCACTCATGTCAAATGGGACAGCCTCTCTCGCGCTCAATGGCTCGAGATGACGACCCTGCTTTCCGGGTATATCCTCTCTTCACAGGGAGACAGCATGCTCATGGCACACTCTGTCGAAGGCCGGTTTCCCTTCCTTGACAGTGATGTCGTCGATTTTGCCGATAATCTCCCCGCCAGGCGCAAACTGCTCGGGCTGCGGGAAAAACATATTCTCAAAAAGGCGTTTTCCGATCTTGTCCCGGACAGTATTCTTGAAAGGCCGAAGCAGCCCTATCATTCGCCGGACGCGGCAAGTTTTTTCGGCGGACACCGCCTCGAGTGGTTTGACGATATAGTAAACCCGAACGCGATAAAAAAGGCGGGGATATTCAGCGAGGATGCCGTGGCGCTTTTACTTGATAAATGCAGAAACGCTAAAGGGGTAAACATGAGTAATGCGGATAATATGCGTATTGTGGGCATTGTATCGACGATGCTTATCCATCATCATTTTATGAAACACGGGGGTGAGATGTTCCGCAAAAAGAAGATGCCGGTACTCAGGAAAATCGTCGATATGACCTGCAACAAGTAAAACAAGGAGTAACGATACAGATGAAAACGGAATTCGGTTTTGAACGTCTTTTGCTGGATGAAAAGAAAGCAATAGAGAACATTACAAAAACCTTGAGAGAATATGTCAAAACGGAACTGAAGCGGCAGGGACTCGTCGTTGCCCTGTCGGGGGGAATCGACAGCAGTGTCGTCGGCGCACTCGCCGTGAAAGCACTCGGTCCCGACCGGATATTGGGGTTGCTGCTTCCGGAAAGGGAATCTTCTCCCGATACATTACGGTTAGGGAAACTCGTCGCGGACTATCTCGGGATCGAGACGATACGGAAAGACATTACGGGAACGCTGGAGTCGGCGGGATGCTATCGAAAGCGGGATGAGGCAATAAAAGAAGTCATTCCCGAATATACAAAAGAGTATAAAGCCAAACTGGTGCTGCCGGGTATTGTCGAAACCGGAAACCTCAGGCTTTTTTCCATCGTCGTCCAGGCACCTTCCGGACGGATAATAAAAAAACGTTTGACATCAAAAGCATATCTCGGTATAGTCGCCGCATCCAATTTCAAGCAGCGCGTGCGGAAAATGTTCGAATATTACCATGCCGACCGACTCAATTACGCAGTCGCCGGCACGCCGAACCGTCTTGAATACGACCAGGGGTTTTTCGTCAAGCTCGGGGACGGGGCCGCGGACATCAAACCCGTCGCCCACCTCTACAAGACCCAGGTGTACCAGCTGGCTGCCTTTCTTGGAATTCCGGAAGAAATCAGATCGCGTCCCCCCACCACCGATACCTATTCAATGCCCCAGTCACAGGAAGAGTTTTATTTCTCATTACCGTACGACAAAATGGATCTCTGTCTTTATGGAAAGAACAACGGGATTCCCGCCATAAATGTGGCAAAAACGATCGGTCTGAGTGAAGAACAGGTCAACCGGGTGTATAGCGACATCGAACAAAAAAGAAAAACGACACGATACCTGCATCTCCCGCCGCTTCTGATCGAGAACATTGAAATCATCAAGCCTTGACTCGATAACCCGGATATGCATTACCGTCTCGGTAAAAACATCCGCCGTGATTCAGCTTATACAGCGTATTCAACCTTTTCAAGCAGGTTATGCCTACGGGCCGCCTCCGAAGACCTGCAAAGCAGGTCGTGACAGGTGCCGCTAAATCTGTTTCCGCTTGTTCAGCTGTTTCCTGATCAAATCAATAATTATAGCCAGAACCACAGCCAGGATGAATCCGCCGAAGGTCGCCCCGATGATAATAAGCGTTCGATTTGGTCCCGATTTCTGCTTTGGCACTTCCGGCCATTCGATTACCTGAAAAAGCGGTTCCGCTTCCAGCGTCAGTTTCGCTATTTCATATTGCTGGGAAAGGTTTTCAAAAATTCGATTCTGAATATCAAGACTTTGCTGAAGATGCGAGAAATCAAGCGCTATTTCAGGGAGGTCTTTTTTCGGCAATAACGAGCTGTCATACCCGGGCAGCCCTTTCTCGACTTGTTCGATGAGATCGAGGATATTTTCACGTTCCGATTTCAGCTTGGAAAGATGGGGATCCTGCATGGTTGCTATTTTCGAATAGT
It contains:
- a CDS encoding N-acetyltransferase; translation: MQKIADDVRLGKDVKIYGFVNLYGCEIGSLTKVGTFVEIQKGVTIGERCKISSHTFICEGVTIEDEVFIGHNVTFINDIYPRSTNINGELQTEDDWMCIPTLVKKGASIGSSATIKCGITIGERAIIGMGSVVTKDVPADTIVAGNPARILRKRKENE
- a CDS encoding Gfo/Idh/MocA family oxidoreductase; its protein translation is MVNIGIVGCGYWGPNLIRNFRSLTDCRVIKVCDKDDKRLNHMKEIYPEVDTTTDYSSLVDDDRIDAIVVATPVSTHFKLARMALQAGKHTFIEKPMAGSTEECQALNDIAHEKSLVLMVGHTFIYTATVRKIKEIIDSGDIGEVLYIKSQRLNLGLFQNDINVTWDLAPHDISIILYLINERPVSVNCVGKAHIHPKIEDVTTLTMDFSNNFFAIIQSSWLDPRKIREFTIIGSKKMIVYDDTEPLYKIKIYDQHVKIPHHYDTFGEFQFAYHYGDVYIPHIKQTEPLRIECQQFIDSIEKGEPSPSDGEAGMQIVRILEASTASLKAEGKKINL
- a CDS encoding acyltransferase; this encodes MVLRGLLQMNRILTQESLLKAIKNRFLQSIARNFPGSTTIRIWLHKLRGVKIGKDVFIGTDVLLDTAHPEKIVIGDRVIIGIRSTLIAHFDNLGEKHLASRKPSLVIGDEVFIGPGVIIMPNIKIGKGAVVAAGSVVTKSVPPHTMVQGNPAAAVATCGKSLTRDTNMWDFYRQLKTVKRKR
- the asnB gene encoding asparagine synthase (glutamine-hydrolyzing), translated to MCGICGVVTENTELPDIGILLNMMSRLVHRGPDSSGYFRDHDAALGHTRLSIIDLQGGTQPLSNEDGSLWVIYNGEIFNYIELAAELKKLGHAFSTKSDTEVIVHAYEQWGTSCFSRFNGQWAISLWDRKKKTLILSRDRLGIRPLYYTKTGNKFLFSSEIKALAACPFVDLSFDPAGLNEVFTFWCPVAPRTVFNGVYELKPGHFAVLKNGSFTEKPYWQPDFAERDNEREGSEGEHIERLKDLLVKASRLRFTRSDVPVGAFISGGLDSSITASIITHFTGTPLHTFSIRFSDMALDEGPYQRELVKRLGTKHEDIVVSVDDIGRIFPDVILHTERPILRTAPAPLFLLSRLVKKAGYKVVVTGEGADEVFAGYDIFREAKVREFLARDPSSAKRRDILLKLYPWMSRSPQSIPAFAHRFYGKSLDLSDPGLSHRPRWDTTMMIKRLVTRDFLREMEKTDVAQELLGRLPRTHVKWDSLSRAQWLEMTTLLSGYILSSQGDSMLMAHSVEGRFPFLDSDVVDFADNLPARRKLLGLREKHILKKAFSDLVPDSILERPKQPYHSPDAASFFGGHRLEWFDDIVNPNAIKKAGIFSEDAVALLLDKCRNAKGVNMSNADNMRIVGIVSTMLIHHHFMKHGGEMFRKKKMPVLRKIVDMTCNK
- the nadE gene encoding NAD(+) synthase — its product is MKTEFGFERLLLDEKKAIENITKTLREYVKTELKRQGLVVALSGGIDSSVVGALAVKALGPDRILGLLLPERESSPDTLRLGKLVADYLGIETIRKDITGTLESAGCYRKRDEAIKEVIPEYTKEYKAKLVLPGIVETGNLRLFSIVVQAPSGRIIKKRLTSKAYLGIVAASNFKQRVRKMFEYYHADRLNYAVAGTPNRLEYDQGFFVKLGDGAADIKPVAHLYKTQVYQLAAFLGIPEEIRSRPPTTDTYSMPQSQEEFYFSLPYDKMDLCLYGKNNGIPAINVAKTIGLSEEQVNRVYSDIEQKRKTTRYLHLPPLLIENIEIIKP